Proteins from a genomic interval of Bombus affinis isolate iyBomAffi1 chromosome 14, iyBomAffi1.2, whole genome shotgun sequence:
- the LOC126923791 gene encoding vinculin isoform X20: MPVFHTKTIESILEPVAQQVSRLVILHEEAEDGNAMPDLGRPVQAVSMAVANLVKVGKETINSSDDALLKQDMPAALQRVEGASRLLEEASAMLKQDPYSGPARKKLIEGSRGILQGTSSLLLCFDESEVRKIIRECKRVLDYLAVTEVIETMEDLVHFLKNLSPCLSKVSKEVSAREKELTHQVHREILVRCLEQVKTLAPILICSMKIFIHIISQGSKGAEEAAENRNYLAGRMSDELNEIIRVLQLTTYDEEEWDADQLTVLKKAQSAIESRIRAAYDWLDDGLALRGGVGEKSLRQIVEQAQRLAERYLPPSQAEPLQKLTSQIVTMTNALCELRQNEKGTTPQAEALARGIKEKTNELRNAIASAIEAADKSGTTQTAHTVAGRLEQANKWLLNPQHDDKGLGQRAIALIIHEGKKVAEGLPGIHKAEILQLCDEVDNLSHQLGDLCTHGQGNTPRAQEIARQLSHKLYELKNRIQQAVVSRVVEDFIDITTPLKQFTDAVLAPEGTLGRDQNFNDKTHALQTFSNRAAKTARMVAAGGSGGNKKLAEALTASASQVESLTPQLINAGRIRMTYPDSKAADEHFENLRQQYAETMQRARALCDEATDSGDFIRTSEEQMQKHSFLCEEAIAKSHPQKMVDNTAAIARLANRVILVAKQESDNSEDPAFIQRVNQATDILQNSVAPMVQDAKLVAININDSNAVSRWRESNRALLSNVGQVRKAIIIQPDLIPPPEVSQLHLNDEVVPPRPPLPGGDIPPPRPPPPETDDEDEMFMHAPQPNQPIMMAAHGLHQEVRQWSSKDNEIIAAAKKMAILMGRLSGLVRGEGGNKRDLIACAKAIAEASQEVTRLAKELARECTDKRIRTNLLQVCERIPTIGTQLKILSTVKATMLGAQGTEEDQEATDMLVGNAQNLMQSVKETVRAAECASIKIRTASGMKLRWVRRQPWYQY, from the exons ATGCCGGTATTTCATACAAAAACCATAGAAAGTATCCTCGAGCCTGTCGCACAGCag GTTTCGAGACTTGTTATCTTACATGAAGAAGCTGAAGATGGAAATGCAATGCCTGATTTGGGAAGGCCTGTGCAAGCAGTTAGTATGGCAGTGGCAAATCTTGTTAAG GTAGGAAAAGAAACAATTAATTCTTCTGATGATGCTTTGCTTAAACAAGATATGCCTGCTGCTTTACAACGAGTTGAAGGAGCTTCACGTCTCTTGGAAGAGGCATCAGCTATGTTGAAACAAGACCCATATTCTGGACCAGCTAG GAAAAAGCTAATAGAAGGTTCACGTGGGATCCTGCAAGGAACTAGTTCCTTACTTCTGTGCTTTGATGAAAGTGAAGTACGTAAAATTATTAGGGAATGCAAAAGAGTATTAGATTATTTGGCAGTAACAGAAGTTATTGAAACAATGGAAGATTTGGTtcattttcttaaaaatttaAGTCCTTGTCTCAGCAAAGTATCAAAAGAAGTGAGTGCTCGTGAAAAAGAACTAACTCATCAAGTACATAGAGAAATTCTAGTACGCTGCTTAGAGCAA GTAAAAACACTTGCACCAATTCTCATCTGCtctatgaaaatatttattcacaTTATTTCTCAAGGAAGTAAAGGAGCAGAAGAAGCAGCTGAAAATCGTAACTATTTAGCTGGCAGAATGTCAGatgaattaaatgaaattattagGGTATTGCAACTTACTACATATGATGAAGAAGAATGGGATGCTGATCAGTTAACA GTATTAAAGAAAGCACAAAGTGCTATAGAATCTAGGATAAGAGCTGCTTATGATTGGTTAGATGATGGACTTGCTTTGCGCGGTGGAGTAGGGGAAAAGAGTCTTCGTCAAATAGTTGAACAAGCACAACGATTGGCAGAAAGATATCTCCCACCTTCACAGGCAGAACCATTGCAAAAATTAACTTCACAAATTGTTACTATGACCAATGCACTTTGTGAATTAAGACAGAATGAAAAAG GAACTACACCACAAGCGGAAGCTTTAGCGCGtggtataaaagaaaaaacaaacgaACTTCGCAATGCTATTGCCTCTGCTATAGAAGCTGCTGATAAATCTGGTACCACGCAAACTGCTCACACAGTTGCAGGTCGTCTAGAGCAAGCGAATAAATGGCTTCTTAATCCACAACATGATGATAAAGGACTTGGTCAGAGAGCTATAGCTTTAATTATACATGAAGGAAAAAAG GTTGCCGAAGGTCTACCAGGAATACATAAAGCAGAAATTCTACAGCTTTGCGATGAAGTTGACAATCTCTCTCATCAACTTGGAGATTTATGCACTCATGGTCAAGGGAACACACCTCGTGCCCAAGAAATCGCTCGTCAATTGTCGCATAAGCTGTATGAACTGAAAAATAGAATACAACAAGCCGTTGTGTCGAGAGTAGTCGAAGATTTCATCGATATAACGACGCCTTTAAAACAATTCACGGACGCTGTATTAGCTCCGGAAGGCACTTTAGGCCGCGATCAAAATTTCAATGATAAAACGCATGCTCTTCAAACATTTTCCAATAGGGCAGCAAAAACAGCCAGAATGGTGGCTGCTGGTG GTAGTGGAGGTAACAAAAAATTGGCGGAAGCGTTAACTGCAAGTGCTTCGCAAGTTGAATCTTTAACACCACAATTAATTAATGCTGGACGAATTCGAATGACTTATCCGGACAGCAAAGCTGCGGATGAACATTTTGAAAATTTGCGACAGCAATATGCAGAAACAATGCAGAGAGCACGTGCATTATGCGATGAAGCAACTGATAGTGGAGATTTCATTAGAACTTCTGAAGAACAAATGCAAAAGCATTCGTTCCTATGTGAGGAAGCTATAGCAAAAAGTCATCCACAAAAAATGGTTGACAATACAGCTGCCATTGCTAGATTAGCTAACAGAGTAATACTTGTGGCAAAACAAGAAAGTGATAATAGCGAGGATCCTGCGTTCATTCAAAGAGTGAATCAAGCTACAGACATTCTCCAAAATA GTGTTGCTCCAATGGTCCAAGATGCAAAGTTAGTTGCGATTAATATTAACGATAGTAATGCAGTTTCCCGTTGGAGAGAAAGTAACCGCGCA cttttgtctaaTGTTGGACAAGTCCGTAAAGCTATCATAATTCAACCAGATCTAATACCTCCACCAGAGGTATCGCAATTACATCTTAATGATG AAGTCGTCCCACCGCGTCCACCTCTGCCTGGTGGAGATATTCCGCCTCCACGACCTCCACCACCGGAAACGGATGATGAGGATGAAATGTTTATGCACGCTCCGCAGCCTAATCAACCTATAATG ATGGCTGCTCATGGCTTGCACCAAGAAGTACGACAATGGTCAAGCAAAGACAATGAAATTATTGCTGCTGCGAAGAAGATGGCTATCTTAATGGGTCGATTATCAGGTTTAGTTAGAGGAGAAGGTGGTAATAAACGGGATCTAATCGCATGTGCTAAGGCCATTGCAGAAGCTTCTCAGGAAGTAACTCGTTTAGCTAAGGAATTAGCTAGAGAATGTACCGACAAACGTATTCGTACT AATCTCCTTCAAGTTTGTGAACGAATACCTACTATAGGTacacaattaaaaatattatctaCAGTGAAAGCTACAATGCTAGGTGCACAAG GTACAGAAGAAGATCAGGAAGCAACAGACATGTTAGTTGGAAATGCTCAAAATCTTATGCAAAGCGTAAAAGAAACTGTTCGTGCTGCAGAATGTGCCAGTATAAAGATACGTACTGCATCTGGTATGAAATTACGCTGGGTGCGACGACAGCCTTGGTATCAGtactaa
- the LOC126923791 gene encoding vinculin isoform X17: protein MPVFHTKTIESILEPVAQQVSRLVILHEEAEDGNAMPDLGRPVQAVSMAVANLVKVGKETINSSDDALLKQDMPAALQRVEGASRLLEEASAMLKQDPYSGPARKKLIEGSRGILQGTSSLLLCFDESEVRKIIRECKRVLDYLAVTEVIETMEDLVHFLKNLSPCLSKVSKEVSAREKELTHQVHREILVRCLEQVKTLAPILICSMKIFIHIISQGSKGAEEAAENRNYLAGRMSDELNEIIRVLQLTTYDEEEWDADQLTVLKKAQSAIESRIRAAYDWLDDGLALRGGVGEKSLRQIVEQAQRLAERYLPPSQAEPLQKLTSQIVTMTNALCELRQNEKGTTPQAEALARGIKEKTNELRNAIASAIEAADKSGTTQTAHTVAGRLEQANKWLLNPQHDDKGLGQRAIALIIHEGKKNQQHVASVAEGLPGIHKAEILQLCDEVDNLSHQLGDLCTHGQGNTPRAQEIARQLSHKLYELKNRIQQAVVSRVVEDFIDITTPLKQFTDAVLAPEGTLGRDQNFNDKTHALQTFSNRAAKTARMVAAGGSGGNKKLAEALTASASQVESLTPQLINAGRIRMTYPDSKAADEHFENLRQQYAETMQRARALCDEATDSGDFIRTSEEQMQKHSFLCEEAIAKSHPQKMVDNTAAIARLANRVILVAKQESDNSEDPAFIQRVNQATDILQNSVAPMVQDAKLVAININDSNAVSRWRESNRALLSNVGQVRKAIIIQPDLIPPPEVSQLHLNDVDYYYDYGNNDEVVPPRPPLPGGDIPPPRPPPPETDDEDEMFMHAPQPNQPIMMAAHGLHQEVRQWSSKDNEIIAAAKKMAILMGRLSGLVRGEGGNKRDLIACAKAIAEASQEVTRLAKELARECTDKRIRTNLLQVCERIPTIGTQLKILSTVKATMLGAQETLPTWEELMLYGTEEDQEATDMLVGNAQNLMQSVKETVRAAECASIKIRTASGMKLRWVRRQPWYQY from the exons ATGCCGGTATTTCATACAAAAACCATAGAAAGTATCCTCGAGCCTGTCGCACAGCag GTTTCGAGACTTGTTATCTTACATGAAGAAGCTGAAGATGGAAATGCAATGCCTGATTTGGGAAGGCCTGTGCAAGCAGTTAGTATGGCAGTGGCAAATCTTGTTAAG GTAGGAAAAGAAACAATTAATTCTTCTGATGATGCTTTGCTTAAACAAGATATGCCTGCTGCTTTACAACGAGTTGAAGGAGCTTCACGTCTCTTGGAAGAGGCATCAGCTATGTTGAAACAAGACCCATATTCTGGACCAGCTAG GAAAAAGCTAATAGAAGGTTCACGTGGGATCCTGCAAGGAACTAGTTCCTTACTTCTGTGCTTTGATGAAAGTGAAGTACGTAAAATTATTAGGGAATGCAAAAGAGTATTAGATTATTTGGCAGTAACAGAAGTTATTGAAACAATGGAAGATTTGGTtcattttcttaaaaatttaAGTCCTTGTCTCAGCAAAGTATCAAAAGAAGTGAGTGCTCGTGAAAAAGAACTAACTCATCAAGTACATAGAGAAATTCTAGTACGCTGCTTAGAGCAA GTAAAAACACTTGCACCAATTCTCATCTGCtctatgaaaatatttattcacaTTATTTCTCAAGGAAGTAAAGGAGCAGAAGAAGCAGCTGAAAATCGTAACTATTTAGCTGGCAGAATGTCAGatgaattaaatgaaattattagGGTATTGCAACTTACTACATATGATGAAGAAGAATGGGATGCTGATCAGTTAACA GTATTAAAGAAAGCACAAAGTGCTATAGAATCTAGGATAAGAGCTGCTTATGATTGGTTAGATGATGGACTTGCTTTGCGCGGTGGAGTAGGGGAAAAGAGTCTTCGTCAAATAGTTGAACAAGCACAACGATTGGCAGAAAGATATCTCCCACCTTCACAGGCAGAACCATTGCAAAAATTAACTTCACAAATTGTTACTATGACCAATGCACTTTGTGAATTAAGACAGAATGAAAAAG GAACTACACCACAAGCGGAAGCTTTAGCGCGtggtataaaagaaaaaacaaacgaACTTCGCAATGCTATTGCCTCTGCTATAGAAGCTGCTGATAAATCTGGTACCACGCAAACTGCTCACACAGTTGCAGGTCGTCTAGAGCAAGCGAATAAATGGCTTCTTAATCCACAACATGATGATAAAGGACTTGGTCAGAGAGCTATAGCTTTAATTATACATGAAGGAAAAAAG AATCAGCAACACGTAGCAAGC GTTGCCGAAGGTCTACCAGGAATACATAAAGCAGAAATTCTACAGCTTTGCGATGAAGTTGACAATCTCTCTCATCAACTTGGAGATTTATGCACTCATGGTCAAGGGAACACACCTCGTGCCCAAGAAATCGCTCGTCAATTGTCGCATAAGCTGTATGAACTGAAAAATAGAATACAACAAGCCGTTGTGTCGAGAGTAGTCGAAGATTTCATCGATATAACGACGCCTTTAAAACAATTCACGGACGCTGTATTAGCTCCGGAAGGCACTTTAGGCCGCGATCAAAATTTCAATGATAAAACGCATGCTCTTCAAACATTTTCCAATAGGGCAGCAAAAACAGCCAGAATGGTGGCTGCTGGTG GTAGTGGAGGTAACAAAAAATTGGCGGAAGCGTTAACTGCAAGTGCTTCGCAAGTTGAATCTTTAACACCACAATTAATTAATGCTGGACGAATTCGAATGACTTATCCGGACAGCAAAGCTGCGGATGAACATTTTGAAAATTTGCGACAGCAATATGCAGAAACAATGCAGAGAGCACGTGCATTATGCGATGAAGCAACTGATAGTGGAGATTTCATTAGAACTTCTGAAGAACAAATGCAAAAGCATTCGTTCCTATGTGAGGAAGCTATAGCAAAAAGTCATCCACAAAAAATGGTTGACAATACAGCTGCCATTGCTAGATTAGCTAACAGAGTAATACTTGTGGCAAAACAAGAAAGTGATAATAGCGAGGATCCTGCGTTCATTCAAAGAGTGAATCAAGCTACAGACATTCTCCAAAATA GTGTTGCTCCAATGGTCCAAGATGCAAAGTTAGTTGCGATTAATATTAACGATAGTAATGCAGTTTCCCGTTGGAGAGAAAGTAACCGCGCA cttttgtctaaTGTTGGACAAGTCCGTAAAGCTATCATAATTCAACCAGATCTAATACCTCCACCAGAGGTATCGCAATTACATCTTAATGATG TAGACTACTACTATGATTATGGTAATAATGATG AAGTCGTCCCACCGCGTCCACCTCTGCCTGGTGGAGATATTCCGCCTCCACGACCTCCACCACCGGAAACGGATGATGAGGATGAAATGTTTATGCACGCTCCGCAGCCTAATCAACCTATAATG ATGGCTGCTCATGGCTTGCACCAAGAAGTACGACAATGGTCAAGCAAAGACAATGAAATTATTGCTGCTGCGAAGAAGATGGCTATCTTAATGGGTCGATTATCAGGTTTAGTTAGAGGAGAAGGTGGTAATAAACGGGATCTAATCGCATGTGCTAAGGCCATTGCAGAAGCTTCTCAGGAAGTAACTCGTTTAGCTAAGGAATTAGCTAGAGAATGTACCGACAAACGTATTCGTACT AATCTCCTTCAAGTTTGTGAACGAATACCTACTATAGGTacacaattaaaaatattatctaCAGTGAAAGCTACAATGCTAGGTGCACAAG AAACGCTCCCCACCTGGGAAGAGTTGATGCTTTATG GTACAGAAGAAGATCAGGAAGCAACAGACATGTTAGTTGGAAATGCTCAAAATCTTATGCAAAGCGTAAAAGAAACTGTTCGTGCTGCAGAATGTGCCAGTATAAAGATACGTACTGCATCTGGTATGAAATTACGCTGGGTGCGACGACAGCCTTGGTATCAGtactaa
- the LOC126923791 gene encoding vinculin isoform X9, protein MPVFHTKTIESILEPVAQQVSRLVILHEEAEDGNAMPDLGRPVQAVSMAVANLVKVGKETINSSDDALLKQDMPAALQRVEGASRLLEEASAMLKQDPYSGPARKKLIEGSRGILQGTSSLLLCFDESEVRKIIRECKRVLDYLAVTEVIETMEDLVHFLKNLSPCLSKVSKEVSAREKELTHQVHREILVRCLEQVKTLAPILICSMKIFIHIISQGSKGAEEAAENRNYLAGRMSDELNEIIRVLQLTTYDEEEWDADQLTVLKKAQSAIESRIRAAYDWLDDGLALRGGVGEKSLRQIVEQAQRLAERYLPPSQAEPLQKLTSQIVTMTNALCELRQNEKGTTPQAEALARGIKEKTNELRNAIASAIEAADKSGTTQTAHTVAGRLEQANKWLLNPQHDDKGLGQRAIALIIHEGKKNQQHVASVAEGLPGIHKAEILQLCDEVDNLSHQLGDLCTHGQGNTPRAQEIARQLSHKLYELKNRIQQAVVSRVVEDFIDITTPLKQFTDAVLAPEGTLGRDQNFNDKTHALQTFSNRAAKTARMVAAGGSGGNKKLAEALTASASQVESLTPQLINAGRIRMTYPDSKAADEHFENLRQQYAETMQRARALCDEATDSGDFIRTSEEQMQKHSFLCEEAIAKSHPQKMVDNTAAIARLANRVILVAKQESDNSEDPAFIQRVNQATDILQNSVAPMVQDAKLVAININDSNAVSRWRESNRALLSNVGQVRKAIIIQPDLIPPPEVSQLHLNDVGEPLRNQPSPSNLCVVSSNLNTNKPQHRSISPLPKWAREGDNPDLLYQELASDNELEKSVHDGVDYYYDYGNNDEVVPPRPPLPGGDIPPPRPPPPETDDEDEMFMHAPQPNQPIMMAAHGLHQEVRQWSSKDNEIIAAAKKMAILMGRLSGLVRGEGGNKRDLIACAKAIAEASQEVTRLAKELARECTDKRIRTNLLQVCERIPTIGTQLKILSTVKATMLGAQETLPTWEELMLYGTEEDQEATDMLVGNAQNLMQSVKETVRAAECASIKIRTASGMKLRWVRRQPWYQY, encoded by the exons ATGCCGGTATTTCATACAAAAACCATAGAAAGTATCCTCGAGCCTGTCGCACAGCag GTTTCGAGACTTGTTATCTTACATGAAGAAGCTGAAGATGGAAATGCAATGCCTGATTTGGGAAGGCCTGTGCAAGCAGTTAGTATGGCAGTGGCAAATCTTGTTAAG GTAGGAAAAGAAACAATTAATTCTTCTGATGATGCTTTGCTTAAACAAGATATGCCTGCTGCTTTACAACGAGTTGAAGGAGCTTCACGTCTCTTGGAAGAGGCATCAGCTATGTTGAAACAAGACCCATATTCTGGACCAGCTAG GAAAAAGCTAATAGAAGGTTCACGTGGGATCCTGCAAGGAACTAGTTCCTTACTTCTGTGCTTTGATGAAAGTGAAGTACGTAAAATTATTAGGGAATGCAAAAGAGTATTAGATTATTTGGCAGTAACAGAAGTTATTGAAACAATGGAAGATTTGGTtcattttcttaaaaatttaAGTCCTTGTCTCAGCAAAGTATCAAAAGAAGTGAGTGCTCGTGAAAAAGAACTAACTCATCAAGTACATAGAGAAATTCTAGTACGCTGCTTAGAGCAA GTAAAAACACTTGCACCAATTCTCATCTGCtctatgaaaatatttattcacaTTATTTCTCAAGGAAGTAAAGGAGCAGAAGAAGCAGCTGAAAATCGTAACTATTTAGCTGGCAGAATGTCAGatgaattaaatgaaattattagGGTATTGCAACTTACTACATATGATGAAGAAGAATGGGATGCTGATCAGTTAACA GTATTAAAGAAAGCACAAAGTGCTATAGAATCTAGGATAAGAGCTGCTTATGATTGGTTAGATGATGGACTTGCTTTGCGCGGTGGAGTAGGGGAAAAGAGTCTTCGTCAAATAGTTGAACAAGCACAACGATTGGCAGAAAGATATCTCCCACCTTCACAGGCAGAACCATTGCAAAAATTAACTTCACAAATTGTTACTATGACCAATGCACTTTGTGAATTAAGACAGAATGAAAAAG GAACTACACCACAAGCGGAAGCTTTAGCGCGtggtataaaagaaaaaacaaacgaACTTCGCAATGCTATTGCCTCTGCTATAGAAGCTGCTGATAAATCTGGTACCACGCAAACTGCTCACACAGTTGCAGGTCGTCTAGAGCAAGCGAATAAATGGCTTCTTAATCCACAACATGATGATAAAGGACTTGGTCAGAGAGCTATAGCTTTAATTATACATGAAGGAAAAAAG AATCAGCAACACGTAGCAAGC GTTGCCGAAGGTCTACCAGGAATACATAAAGCAGAAATTCTACAGCTTTGCGATGAAGTTGACAATCTCTCTCATCAACTTGGAGATTTATGCACTCATGGTCAAGGGAACACACCTCGTGCCCAAGAAATCGCTCGTCAATTGTCGCATAAGCTGTATGAACTGAAAAATAGAATACAACAAGCCGTTGTGTCGAGAGTAGTCGAAGATTTCATCGATATAACGACGCCTTTAAAACAATTCACGGACGCTGTATTAGCTCCGGAAGGCACTTTAGGCCGCGATCAAAATTTCAATGATAAAACGCATGCTCTTCAAACATTTTCCAATAGGGCAGCAAAAACAGCCAGAATGGTGGCTGCTGGTG GTAGTGGAGGTAACAAAAAATTGGCGGAAGCGTTAACTGCAAGTGCTTCGCAAGTTGAATCTTTAACACCACAATTAATTAATGCTGGACGAATTCGAATGACTTATCCGGACAGCAAAGCTGCGGATGAACATTTTGAAAATTTGCGACAGCAATATGCAGAAACAATGCAGAGAGCACGTGCATTATGCGATGAAGCAACTGATAGTGGAGATTTCATTAGAACTTCTGAAGAACAAATGCAAAAGCATTCGTTCCTATGTGAGGAAGCTATAGCAAAAAGTCATCCACAAAAAATGGTTGACAATACAGCTGCCATTGCTAGATTAGCTAACAGAGTAATACTTGTGGCAAAACAAGAAAGTGATAATAGCGAGGATCCTGCGTTCATTCAAAGAGTGAATCAAGCTACAGACATTCTCCAAAATA GTGTTGCTCCAATGGTCCAAGATGCAAAGTTAGTTGCGATTAATATTAACGATAGTAATGCAGTTTCCCGTTGGAGAGAAAGTAACCGCGCA cttttgtctaaTGTTGGACAAGTCCGTAAAGCTATCATAATTCAACCAGATCTAATACCTCCACCAGAGGTATCGCAATTACATCTTAATGATG TTGGTGAACCTTTAAGAAATCAACCATCGCCAAGCAATTTATGTGTCGTCAGCTCCAatttaaacacaaataaacCTCAACATCGCTCTATCAGCCCATTACCAAAGTGGGCACGTGAAG GAGATAACCCTGATCTCCTATATCAAGAACTGGCTTCTGATAACGAGTTAGAAAAATCAGTTCACGATGGAG TAGACTACTACTATGATTATGGTAATAATGATG AAGTCGTCCCACCGCGTCCACCTCTGCCTGGTGGAGATATTCCGCCTCCACGACCTCCACCACCGGAAACGGATGATGAGGATGAAATGTTTATGCACGCTCCGCAGCCTAATCAACCTATAATG ATGGCTGCTCATGGCTTGCACCAAGAAGTACGACAATGGTCAAGCAAAGACAATGAAATTATTGCTGCTGCGAAGAAGATGGCTATCTTAATGGGTCGATTATCAGGTTTAGTTAGAGGAGAAGGTGGTAATAAACGGGATCTAATCGCATGTGCTAAGGCCATTGCAGAAGCTTCTCAGGAAGTAACTCGTTTAGCTAAGGAATTAGCTAGAGAATGTACCGACAAACGTATTCGTACT AATCTCCTTCAAGTTTGTGAACGAATACCTACTATAGGTacacaattaaaaatattatctaCAGTGAAAGCTACAATGCTAGGTGCACAAG AAACGCTCCCCACCTGGGAAGAGTTGATGCTTTATG GTACAGAAGAAGATCAGGAAGCAACAGACATGTTAGTTGGAAATGCTCAAAATCTTATGCAAAGCGTAAAAGAAACTGTTCGTGCTGCAGAATGTGCCAGTATAAAGATACGTACTGCATCTGGTATGAAATTACGCTGGGTGCGACGACAGCCTTGGTATCAGtactaa